In a single window of the Prosthecobacter sp. SYSU 5D2 genome:
- a CDS encoding AraC family transcriptional regulator produces MYLLYPAFESRWLGADAQHGGRHWLQALRPRAIMALLLLDGGIRVDWTMHRHREIAGNSLVWMNTGAALPEGVRLLGGGGNEALVLHFPLEWVHGSLTSLRQEMSADFRSLLLGPHPVTPLITRPLEAEDRAWSRSLMAPTLCSAARQLLEGSRMSEFFFRKVLTESKGEELFCTRTRRVALERVGKVRQALLANLEDPPPLEELARLCGCNPQYLSRTFSEAAGTTISLYLRRLRIEKAAEMLAAGQANASEAALEVGYRSLSHFSQAFRAEKGISPSAWVRGPAPLANARQLSA; encoded by the coding sequence GTGTACCTGCTTTATCCTGCTTTTGAAAGCCGCTGGCTGGGTGCAGATGCCCAGCACGGGGGCAGGCATTGGCTGCAAGCGCTGCGGCCCAGAGCCATCATGGCGCTGCTGCTGCTGGATGGTGGCATCCGGGTGGACTGGACCATGCACCGCCACCGGGAGATCGCGGGAAACAGCCTGGTCTGGATGAACACTGGGGCAGCGCTGCCTGAAGGAGTGCGGCTGCTCGGCGGTGGCGGAAATGAGGCCCTGGTGCTGCATTTCCCGCTGGAGTGGGTGCATGGCAGCCTGACCAGCCTGCGGCAGGAAATGTCCGCCGATTTCCGCAGCCTGCTGCTGGGGCCGCACCCGGTCACACCGCTGATCACCCGGCCATTGGAGGCTGAGGACCGGGCCTGGAGCCGGTCCCTGATGGCACCAACACTTTGCTCCGCCGCCCGGCAGCTGCTGGAAGGCAGCCGGATGAGCGAGTTTTTCTTCCGCAAGGTATTGACGGAATCAAAGGGCGAGGAGCTGTTCTGCACACGGACGCGACGGGTGGCGCTGGAGCGCGTTGGCAAGGTGCGGCAGGCGCTGCTGGCCAATCTGGAAGATCCGCCACCACTGGAGGAGCTGGCACGGCTTTGCGGGTGCAATCCGCAATACCTTTCCCGCACCTTTTCTGAGGCGGCTGGCACGACCATCAGCCTGTATTTGCGCCGTCTGCGCATTGAAAAAGCGGCGGAGATGCTGGCCGCCGGACAGGCCAATGCGAGCGAGGCCGCTTTGGAGGTGGGATACCGCAGCCTGAGCCATTTCAGCCAGGCTTTCCGGGCGGAAAAAGGCATTTCTCCCAGTGCCTGGGTGCGCGGTCCGGCCCCGCTTGCAAATGCCCGACAACTCTCCGCATGA
- a CDS encoding lactonase family protein — MNRASLSFLFAALTTTAIAGDNYLVYFGCQTTPKTGSKGIYVSSFNSATGELSEPTLAVETGNPGFLAIHPGKKYLYAIGELPGGDKTKGGVSAFQIHLPDGKLSLINQVSSMGAGPCHVGLDKTGKMAMIANYSGGSVASYAIGDDGALSEAVTFVQHEGSSVNERRQAGPHAHSINASPDNRYAFACDLGLDKVLIYKINPDTGEMTDHGYAKTPAGGGPRHLAFHPNGKFVFVNNELSMTETTFAYDAEKGTLTEVETVSTLPEADRGKEGFSTAETVVHPNGKFVYVSNRTHDTIAVFACDEATGKLKLIQNAAAEGQIPRNFNLDPTGKWMIVAHQNSGTAALFKVDQETGKVAFTGKKVNVGGSICVRFLALE, encoded by the coding sequence ATGAACCGCGCTTCCCTTTCCTTTCTCTTTGCCGCCCTGACGACCACTGCCATCGCAGGGGACAATTACCTGGTGTATTTTGGCTGCCAGACCACGCCGAAGACAGGCAGCAAGGGGATCTATGTCTCCAGTTTTAACTCGGCAACCGGCGAGCTGAGCGAGCCGACGCTGGCGGTGGAGACAGGTAACCCGGGGTTTCTGGCCATCCATCCGGGCAAGAAGTATCTGTATGCCATCGGGGAACTGCCGGGTGGAGACAAGACTAAAGGCGGGGTGAGCGCGTTTCAAATTCACCTGCCGGATGGCAAACTGAGCCTGATCAACCAAGTTTCATCCATGGGCGCAGGGCCCTGTCATGTGGGCTTGGACAAGACAGGTAAAATGGCGATGATCGCCAACTACAGTGGCGGCAGCGTGGCGAGCTATGCGATTGGCGACGATGGGGCGCTGAGCGAGGCGGTGACTTTTGTCCAGCATGAGGGCAGCAGTGTGAATGAGCGCCGCCAGGCGGGGCCACATGCGCACAGCATCAATGCCAGCCCGGACAACCGCTATGCCTTTGCCTGTGACCTGGGTCTGGACAAGGTGCTGATTTATAAGATCAACCCGGACACGGGCGAGATGACAGACCATGGCTATGCTAAGACGCCTGCAGGCGGGGGGCCACGTCATCTGGCCTTTCATCCCAATGGCAAGTTTGTCTTTGTGAACAACGAGCTGTCCATGACGGAGACGACCTTTGCCTATGATGCGGAGAAGGGGACTCTGACGGAGGTCGAGACCGTCTCCACGCTGCCGGAGGCGGACCGTGGCAAGGAGGGCTTCAGCACGGCGGAGACGGTGGTTCACCCTAACGGGAAGTTTGTCTATGTCTCCAACCGCACGCACGATACGATCGCTGTTTTCGCCTGTGATGAAGCGACAGGGAAGCTGAAGCTGATCCAGAATGCGGCGGCGGAGGGGCAGATCCCGCGCAATTTCAACCTGGACCCAACGGGCAAGTGGATGATCGTGGCCCACCAGAACAGCGGCACGGCAGCGCTCTTTAAGGTGGATCAGGAAACCGGCAAGGTGGCCTTCACTGGGAAAAAGGTAAATGTAGGAGGCTCCATTTGCGTTCGTTTCCTTGCGTTGGAATAG
- a CDS encoding undecaprenyl-diphosphate phosphatase, with protein sequence MPDWLSVILLGIIEGVTEFLPISSTGHLLIPQTLGWLPTKSDLFNVVIQSGAVLAVLAVFSQRVGHMARTLHSPETRDYLGKLAAAFAITGAGGLVIKLLDIKLPETVTPVALATLIGGFIILILERLYRGKNGAVEITWAVVVAVAVAQLLAAIFPGLSRSGSSIMMAMAFGIARPAATEFSFLLGIPTLMAAGALQIYSEVSENGAAGEDWGMIALGTLVSALSAFVVVKWLIRFVQSHTFNGFAIYRIILGSGLLIYAASAMR encoded by the coding sequence ATGCCAGACTGGCTCTCCGTTATCTTGCTAGGCATCATCGAAGGTGTCACCGAGTTTCTTCCCATCTCCTCCACAGGTCATCTTCTGATCCCGCAGACGCTGGGCTGGCTGCCCACCAAGAGCGACCTCTTCAATGTGGTCATCCAGAGCGGTGCGGTGCTGGCGGTGCTTGCCGTCTTCAGCCAGCGGGTCGGCCACATGGCGCGGACCCTCCACAGCCCGGAAACCCGCGACTACCTGGGCAAGCTGGCCGCCGCCTTTGCCATCACCGGGGCCGGAGGCCTTGTCATCAAGCTCCTGGACATCAAGCTGCCTGAAACCGTCACCCCGGTGGCCCTGGCCACCCTGATTGGCGGCTTCATCATCCTCATCCTGGAGCGGCTTTACCGGGGCAAAAACGGTGCGGTGGAGATCACCTGGGCTGTCGTGGTGGCCGTGGCCGTGGCGCAGTTGCTCGCGGCCATTTTTCCCGGTCTCTCACGCTCAGGCTCCAGCATCATGATGGCCATGGCCTTTGGCATCGCCCGCCCGGCCGCCACGGAGTTCTCCTTCCTCCTGGGCATCCCCACCCTCATGGCGGCGGGGGCGTTGCAGATCTATTCCGAAGTCAGTGAAAACGGCGCGGCTGGGGAAGACTGGGGCATGATCGCCCTCGGAACACTGGTCAGCGCCCTGTCCGCCTTTGTCGTGGTGAAATGGCTCATCCGCTTTGTCCAGAGCCATACATTCAACGGCTTTGCCATTTACCGAATCATTCTGGGCAGCGGCTTGCTCATCTATGCAGCCAGTGCGATGAGATAG
- a CDS encoding DUF2062 domain-containing protein gives MVDFAKGYFRRSVFKTYRFFKHPRKLKTRPVMRWFARHFLDKRVWRPTQHTFAGGMAIGSFITLQLLPIQMPSAAILAAVFRVNIPIAIIMCWVSNPVTLAALVPLEYQVGKWALAFLTEVPSTPFPTKFPDDMAAMWLALKEHTPVMLFGGVILGALLSPISYILSYVIWGSIDRWNKYRKQPALPLEKAAGE, from the coding sequence ATGGTCGATTTCGCCAAAGGCTATTTTCGTCGCTCCGTCTTCAAGACGTACCGCTTCTTCAAGCATCCCCGGAAGCTGAAGACACGGCCGGTCATGCGCTGGTTCGCCCGGCATTTCCTGGACAAGCGGGTCTGGCGGCCCACGCAGCACACCTTTGCAGGCGGGATGGCCATCGGCAGCTTCATCACGCTCCAGCTTCTGCCCATCCAGATGCCTTCCGCCGCCATCCTGGCCGCCGTCTTCCGGGTGAATATACCCATTGCCATCATCATGTGCTGGGTAAGCAATCCGGTGACCCTGGCCGCGCTGGTGCCGTTGGAATACCAGGTGGGCAAATGGGCCCTGGCCTTCCTCACGGAGGTACCTTCCACCCCCTTCCCCACCAAGTTCCCCGATGACATGGCCGCAATGTGGCTGGCGCTGAAGGAGCATACGCCGGTCATGCTTTTTGGCGGCGTCATCTTGGGGGCCTTGCTGTCTCCCATCTCCTACATCCTCAGCTACGTCATCTGGGGCAGCATTGACCGGTGGAACAAGTACCGCAAGCAGCCCGCCCTGCCTCTGGAAAAGGCAGCCGGCGAGTGA
- a CDS encoding metalloregulator ArsR/SmtB family transcription factor, producing the protein MPRSRRVHFDCLTAMRALGEPTRFALVRALLGGPRCVNDLCEELTATPYNASKHLRVLREAGLIEVEKHSQQRLYSLAEAFRSRMKPGTQTLDLGCCQFHLDQFDEE; encoded by the coding sequence ATGCCCCGCAGCCGTCGCGTCCACTTTGACTGCCTCACCGCCATGCGTGCGCTCGGCGAGCCGACGCGCTTCGCTTTGGTGCGGGCTTTGTTAGGCGGACCCCGCTGTGTCAATGACCTCTGCGAGGAGCTGACTGCCACGCCCTACAATGCCTCCAAGCACCTCCGCGTCCTGCGCGAGGCCGGCCTCATCGAGGTGGAAAAGCACAGCCAGCAGCGCCTCTATTCCCTGGCCGAGGCCTTCCGCTCCCGCATGAAACCCGGCACCCAGACCCTGGACCTCGGCTGCTGCCAGTTTCACCTGGACCAGTTTGACGAGGAATAG
- a CDS encoding DUF1501 domain-containing protein, producing the protein MSPQDYFTQTRRDFLATSSCGLGTAALASLLGQDGLMGAEGMPANPLASRKPHFAPKAERCIFIFLEGGPSQMDLFDPKPLLNKYDGQALPDSIVGDAKFAFLQKETARVMGTKRVFKKHGKCGMELSDLLPHIATCADDIALIRSMHTTQFNHLPGQLMLNCGAPLLGRPSVGSWVTYGLGNASQELPSYVVMVSKGRGLPGGSSTWASGFLPSSYGGVMFRNGASPVLNLANPDGITRDMQQSSLGALNDLNRLRHRHIGDPEIASRINSYELAFKMQSAAPELVDITGESQSTLDAYGINRIEPPIKSNLGGIGNYQIFSRQCLQARRMVERGVRYVNIIHASWDHHSKLDPQLEHNCGMVDQPIAALLKDLKLRGLLDTTLVVWGSEFGRTALGENRPGAKTITGRDHHPGAFSLWMAGGGIKGGQVYGESDDFAWNVAKDPVSIHDFHATILHLFGMDHTKLTYRFQGREFRLTDVHGEVVKGLLA; encoded by the coding sequence ATGTCCCCCCAAGATTATTTCACCCAGACCCGGCGCGATTTCCTGGCCACGAGTTCTTGTGGGCTGGGGACGGCGGCGCTGGCTTCGTTGCTGGGGCAGGACGGGTTGATGGGGGCGGAGGGGATGCCGGCGAATCCGCTGGCTTCGCGGAAGCCGCATTTTGCGCCGAAGGCGGAGCGGTGCATCTTCATTTTCCTGGAGGGGGGGCCGAGCCAGATGGACCTCTTTGATCCGAAGCCGCTGCTGAACAAGTATGACGGCCAGGCGCTGCCGGACTCGATTGTGGGCGATGCGAAGTTTGCCTTCCTGCAAAAGGAAACGGCGCGGGTGATGGGCACGAAGCGGGTCTTTAAAAAGCATGGCAAGTGCGGCATGGAGCTGTCGGACCTGCTGCCACACATCGCCACCTGCGCGGATGACATCGCGCTGATCCGGTCCATGCACACGACGCAGTTTAACCACCTGCCGGGGCAGCTCATGCTGAACTGCGGCGCGCCTTTGCTGGGCCGCCCGAGCGTGGGGTCCTGGGTGACGTATGGCCTGGGGAATGCCTCCCAGGAACTGCCGTCTTATGTGGTGATGGTGTCGAAGGGACGCGGGCTGCCGGGCGGGAGCTCCACCTGGGCGAGCGGCTTTTTGCCTTCTTCCTATGGCGGGGTGATGTTCCGCAATGGGGCCTCGCCGGTGCTGAATCTGGCGAACCCGGACGGCATCACGCGGGACATGCAGCAGTCCAGCCTGGGGGCGCTGAATGACCTGAACCGCCTGCGCCACCGCCACATCGGCGACCCGGAGATCGCCAGCCGGATCAACAGCTACGAGCTGGCCTTTAAGATGCAAAGCGCGGCCCCGGAGCTGGTGGACATCACCGGGGAATCCCAGTCCACCCTGGATGCCTATGGCATCAACCGCATCGAGCCGCCGATCAAGAGCAACCTGGGCGGCATCGGCAATTACCAGATCTTTTCCCGCCAGTGCCTGCAGGCCCGCCGCATGGTGGAGCGCGGGGTGCGGTATGTGAACATCATCCATGCTTCCTGGGATCATCACAGCAAGCTGGATCCGCAACTGGAGCACAACTGCGGCATGGTGGACCAGCCCATTGCGGCGCTTTTAAAAGACCTGAAGCTGCGCGGTCTGCTGGATACGACACTGGTGGTCTGGGGCAGTGAATTTGGACGCACGGCGCTGGGCGAGAATCGCCCGGGAGCCAAGACGATCACGGGCCGGGATCATCATCCGGGCGCGTTTTCCCTGTGGATGGCGGGTGGCGGCATCAAAGGCGGCCAGGTGTATGGCGAGAGTGACGACTTCGCCTGGAACGTGGCCAAGGACCCGGTCTCCATCCATGACTTCCATGCGACCATCCTGCACCTCTTTGGCATGGACCACACCAAGCTGACCTACCGATTCCAAGGCCGCGAGTTCCGCCTCACGGATGTGCATGGCGAGGTGGTGAAGGGGCTGCTGGCCTAA
- a CDS encoding DUF2357 domain-containing protein, producing MLIPLGGGLSLLIKEEASPQSARDGEFRLIPGLPEGWQAIPSSRRLDALTPAGRPPVLYDPVATERGLHNLRIFELRDYYWELRGGQNGYHTVAEVTSSLEHSVDHALWLPQVSHGRFRFVNYLGSAWVEATVAGLPPVRISFEVASPKLDYEKEYRSMIETIGEECQQLLLEWGTPASLNLAVDPEKRTQTLLEQFLFLRHVLGPDKLDLYLETIIRHSHSRLERELEWKHSGTADPAFLAADPLRRGRDWQHFDGRVVPAKMQTERKFESADTPPNRFVKFALLQFRELCNSVLQAKRNGKQAFAPDDSVSLEATSMLRSLEALLARPLFDDVGELRRIPFESTTLQRSKGYREILLAWLMLDAAAHLDWPGREDAYDGTTRDVATLYEFWLYFLMVRAFRDRLGMVSEQDPLAKVDGALPFCCRAGDGRLVINLRQSEASFSRFRWENDGRALRVHFFYNRSFGRRGIGERGSYSKTFRPDYTLVIIPEEFDQPDWSAAERAAEKAGRIAYLHFDAKYRGENLPGLFGDAEKEEDEPEDRPSRATGTVKRVDLYKMHTYNEAIRRTVGSYVLYPGLPPQSGEAPRYERYHEVMPGIGAFALRPAKRGETPAGLDSVCEFISEILAHQLDRFTQSYRINTFTEDIIREEPLKYIRTDSIEEIVSLPGATAILGYMRKGDVHTFAADKFFYCRATDENGRPLSLDLSTTQGVILIGWSGPLTGPFVTVGWMARVISCRLVSREIVIQETSLEPSSGAVHYLLFKLADVSNFPPREITNLVFAANMDGEGGKFRTFESTFSEVCRQNLANTTSD from the coding sequence ATGCTGATTCCGCTCGGCGGAGGGCTATCGCTGCTCATCAAGGAGGAGGCATCGCCCCAATCTGCACGGGATGGGGAGTTTCGGTTGATTCCCGGTTTACCTGAAGGCTGGCAAGCCATCCCCAGTAGTCGTCGACTCGACGCTTTGACACCCGCAGGCCGTCCGCCTGTTCTTTACGATCCTGTTGCCACCGAGCGAGGCCTTCACAATCTACGCATATTTGAATTGCGCGATTACTACTGGGAACTGCGTGGTGGCCAGAACGGGTATCACACCGTTGCCGAGGTAACATCGAGTTTAGAGCACTCGGTTGATCATGCTTTGTGGCTTCCTCAGGTCAGTCACGGCCGGTTCCGATTTGTCAATTACCTTGGCTCTGCCTGGGTCGAAGCGACGGTGGCCGGGCTCCCGCCGGTTCGCATCTCTTTCGAGGTTGCTTCACCGAAGCTTGATTACGAGAAAGAATATCGTTCAATGATTGAAACAATCGGCGAGGAGTGTCAGCAATTACTTTTGGAATGGGGTACTCCGGCATCATTAAATCTAGCTGTTGATCCAGAAAAACGGACTCAGACTCTGCTCGAACAATTCCTTTTCCTCCGTCACGTGCTAGGGCCGGATAAGCTCGATCTATATCTCGAAACCATCATCCGCCATTCGCATTCGCGATTGGAGCGGGAACTTGAATGGAAACATTCCGGCACGGCTGACCCTGCATTTCTGGCTGCCGACCCACTCCGTCGAGGTCGCGATTGGCAACACTTCGATGGCCGAGTTGTCCCTGCTAAGATGCAAACCGAACGCAAATTCGAATCCGCCGACACCCCGCCAAATCGGTTCGTGAAGTTTGCGCTTCTGCAGTTCCGTGAACTCTGCAATTCAGTATTGCAGGCCAAGCGGAACGGTAAACAAGCCTTCGCGCCAGACGACTCCGTCTCCCTTGAGGCGACTTCCATGCTACGTTCCCTTGAGGCACTGCTGGCGCGGCCGCTGTTCGATGATGTCGGCGAGTTGCGAAGAATTCCGTTTGAGAGCACGACTCTTCAGCGCAGCAAAGGTTACCGCGAGATATTGCTTGCCTGGCTGATGCTCGATGCTGCAGCCCATTTGGATTGGCCAGGTCGTGAGGATGCCTATGACGGCACTACGCGTGATGTCGCCACACTATATGAATTCTGGCTTTACTTCCTGATGGTTCGCGCATTTCGCGACAGACTCGGAATGGTTTCCGAACAAGACCCGCTCGCAAAAGTTGACGGTGCTTTGCCGTTTTGTTGCCGAGCAGGAGACGGGCGCTTGGTAATCAATCTCCGCCAAAGTGAGGCGTCGTTTTCGCGGTTTCGTTGGGAGAATGATGGTCGTGCACTTCGAGTGCATTTTTTCTATAACCGCTCGTTTGGTCGAAGAGGGATTGGTGAGCGCGGCAGCTACAGCAAAACGTTTCGCCCTGACTACACTCTCGTGATCATTCCCGAGGAATTCGATCAACCGGACTGGAGCGCAGCAGAACGTGCTGCCGAAAAAGCCGGTCGAATAGCCTATCTACATTTCGATGCAAAATATCGCGGCGAGAATCTACCAGGTCTTTTTGGGGACGCTGAAAAAGAGGAAGATGAACCTGAAGACCGCCCCTCCCGGGCAACAGGAACGGTGAAGCGGGTCGATCTCTACAAGATGCACACTTACAACGAGGCAATTAGACGCACGGTCGGCTCATACGTGCTTTATCCTGGCCTACCTCCCCAAAGTGGTGAAGCTCCGCGGTACGAACGTTATCATGAGGTCATGCCGGGTATTGGTGCGTTTGCCTTGCGCCCAGCAAAGCGAGGGGAGACACCCGCTGGTCTTGATAGCGTCTGTGAATTTATCAGTGAGATTCTGGCGCATCAACTCGATCGATTCACGCAGAGCTATCGGATCAACACTTTTACCGAGGACATCATTCGCGAAGAGCCGTTAAAATACATACGAACAGACTCAATTGAAGAAATTGTTTCGCTACCTGGTGCCACTGCAATTCTTGGGTACATGAGGAAGGGCGATGTTCACACATTTGCAGCCGACAAATTCTTTTACTGCCGAGCTACCGACGAAAATGGTCGACCATTATCGCTCGATCTTTCTACCACTCAAGGGGTTATTCTCATTGGTTGGTCTGGTCCGCTCACCGGCCCCTTCGTCACAGTCGGCTGGATGGCGCGAGTGATCTCCTGTCGGCTGGTGAGCAGGGAAATCGTCATCCAAGAGACAAGTCTAGAACCGTCCAGTGGAGCGGTTCACTACCTTCTTTTCAAGCTGGCCGATGTTTCCAATTTTCCCCCGAGAGAGATTACCAACTTGGTATTCGCTGCGAACATGGACGGCGAAGGGGGTAAATTTAGGACGTTTGAATCCACGTTTTCTGAAGTCTGCCGTCAGAATCTAGCAAACACCACTAGCGATTGA
- a CDS encoding PSD1 and planctomycete cytochrome C domain-containing protein, translated as MLSGPFISSRLQTLTLTALSASAGLGLSAPAEKPDFNRDIRPILSSKCYACHGPDEDSREAGLRLDVREDAVKEAIVPGSPDKSEFWHRVTTTDKDDVMPPPSSPKQLTDKERDLLNRWIQTGAEYQQHWSFLPIQNPPPPAVQNTAGIRNPIDLFIRAELEKHRFPPSAEADPVTLIRRVSLDITGLPPTPEEVNAFTAEYQASPRAYDQLVDRLLASPHYGERWGRHWLDLARYADSEGFLGDKVRENAYHFRDWTIEAINNDLPFDQFTIQQIAGDLLPDAGVSQLKAAGFHRNAALNTEAGVDKEEARFQNLADRVNTTSRVWMGLTLGCAQCHTHKYDPITIRDYYSFYAYFNNTQDKPEPTTQAQTLAEVTTGRRQAYVHLAGDYARRGPDVVPATLSALPKLEKPATANASGNAETGTEQTRLDLAQWLVSRQNPLTSRVAVNQVWSKLFGTGIVSTPDDFGTSGESPSHPALLDWLATRFMDTGWSRKELIRLIVTSATYRQSSLHRADILETDPLNRLLSRQNRLRLEAEILRDAFLTASGLLSRNIGGPSIKPPLPGDVFDVGRSVKWELSEGSDRYRRGLYILTMRSILYPMLTTFDAPDASEACVKRDRSNTPLQALTLMNDPVFVEAAQSLALRVIQESPPDTPARLENLFHRCLSRQPRPEETQRLLAFHAEQKARVAAGGPASLQVLSFIQPQVPASEAQETAVLVALARVLLNLDEFINRE; from the coding sequence ATGTTATCCGGTCCGTTCATTTCGTCACGTCTCCAAACCCTGACGCTCACCGCCCTGTCAGCCTCCGCTGGCCTGGGCCTGTCTGCCCCTGCTGAAAAACCGGACTTCAACCGCGACATCCGCCCCATCCTCTCCTCCAAATGCTACGCCTGCCACGGCCCGGATGAGGACAGCCGCGAGGCCGGCCTGCGCCTGGACGTCCGCGAGGACGCCGTGAAGGAAGCCATCGTCCCCGGCTCCCCGGACAAGAGCGAGTTCTGGCACCGCGTCACCACCACCGACAAGGACGACGTCATGCCGCCGCCGTCCTCCCCCAAACAGCTCACCGACAAGGAGCGCGACCTCCTCAACCGCTGGATCCAAACCGGCGCCGAATACCAGCAGCACTGGTCCTTCCTCCCCATCCAGAATCCCCCGCCGCCCGCCGTCCAAAACACCGCCGGCATCCGCAACCCCATTGACCTCTTCATCCGCGCCGAGCTGGAAAAACACCGCTTCCCGCCCTCCGCCGAGGCCGACCCCGTCACCCTCATCCGCCGCGTCTCCCTGGACATCACCGGCCTGCCGCCCACCCCGGAGGAAGTGAATGCCTTCACCGCCGAATACCAGGCCTCCCCCCGCGCCTATGACCAGCTCGTGGACCGCCTCCTCGCCTCCCCGCACTATGGCGAGCGCTGGGGCCGCCACTGGCTCGATCTCGCCCGGTATGCCGACAGCGAAGGTTTCCTCGGCGACAAAGTCCGCGAAAACGCCTACCACTTCCGCGACTGGACCATCGAGGCCATCAACAACGACCTCCCGTTCGACCAGTTCACCATCCAGCAGATCGCCGGCGATCTCCTCCCGGACGCCGGCGTTTCCCAGCTCAAGGCCGCCGGTTTCCATCGCAATGCCGCCCTGAATACCGAGGCCGGTGTGGACAAGGAAGAAGCCCGTTTCCAAAACCTCGCCGACCGCGTCAATACCACCTCCCGCGTCTGGATGGGCCTCACCCTCGGCTGCGCCCAGTGCCACACCCACAAGTACGATCCCATCACCATCCGGGATTACTACAGCTTCTACGCCTACTTCAATAACACCCAGGACAAGCCCGAGCCCACCACCCAGGCGCAAACCCTGGCTGAGGTCACCACCGGCCGCCGCCAGGCCTATGTCCACCTCGCGGGGGATTACGCCCGTCGCGGCCCGGATGTCGTCCCCGCCACCCTCTCCGCCCTGCCCAAGCTCGAAAAACCCGCCACCGCCAATGCCAGCGGCAATGCCGAAACCGGCACCGAGCAGACCCGGCTGGATCTTGCCCAGTGGCTCGTCTCCCGTCAAAATCCCCTCACCAGCCGCGTCGCCGTGAACCAGGTCTGGAGCAAGCTCTTCGGCACCGGCATCGTCAGCACCCCGGATGACTTCGGCACCAGCGGCGAGTCCCCCTCCCATCCCGCGCTGCTCGACTGGCTCGCCACCCGCTTCATGGACACCGGCTGGAGCCGCAAGGAGCTCATCCGCCTCATCGTCACCTCCGCCACCTACCGCCAGTCCTCCTTACACCGTGCCGACATCCTGGAGACCGACCCCCTGAACCGCCTCCTCTCCCGCCAGAACCGCCTCCGGCTCGAGGCCGAAATCCTCCGCGATGCCTTCCTCACCGCCAGCGGCCTCCTCTCCCGCAACATCGGCGGCCCCAGCATCAAGCCCCCTCTCCCTGGCGATGTCTTCGATGTCGGCCGCTCCGTCAAATGGGAGCTCAGCGAGGGCAGCGACCGCTACCGCCGCGGCCTCTACATCCTCACCATGCGCAGCATCCTGTATCCGATGCTCACCACCTTCGATGCCCCCGATGCCAGCGAGGCCTGCGTCAAGCGCGACCGCTCCAACACCCCCCTCCAGGCCCTCACCCTGATGAACGACCCCGTATTTGTCGAGGCCGCCCAGTCCCTCGCCCTCCGCGTCATCCAGGAAAGCCCTCCCGACACCCCCGCCCGTCTCGAAAACCTCTTCCACCGCTGCCTCTCCCGCCAACCGCGTCCCGAGGAAACCCAGCGCCTCCTCGCCTTCCACGCCGAGCAAAAAGCCCGCGTCGCCGCCGGCGGCCCCGCCTCCCTCCAAGTACTCAGCTTCATCCAGCCCCAAGTCCCCGCCAGCGAAGCCCAAGAAACCGCCGTCCTCGTCGCCCTCGCCCGCGTCCTCCTCAACCTCGATGAGTTCATCAATAGGGAGTAG